The following are from one region of the Salvia hispanica cultivar TCC Black 2014 chromosome 1, UniMelb_Shisp_WGS_1.0, whole genome shotgun sequence genome:
- the LOC125191763 gene encoding protein FAR1-RELATED SEQUENCE 5-like translates to MENIDRFGSTSTNSEVEDGLGSTSTGSTSTGSIMDDLTNLGGSLFDTDSDSDLEPELDNTTVEVSYLPDCPSQLKPYVGQIFPKLDDATEFYNKYARYVGFDTRKHGSKKEGDLVTWLYVVCSREGEKKNKMQGQSKRRRSSRKCFCKSKIGIKFSKGIGYVVKQFEEKHNHDMVEGRHRRFMRLNRNIDLMHQKFILDCASANIGPTLTFKLLNEVLGGLDYVGCTVVEVRNYRRDLRAFTRGADAQMILNEMSRKKENCPAFTYDFEVNSKDRLTRLFWCDPIAKKNFHLYGDIVSFDTTYSTNRYEVCCL, encoded by the exons ATGGAGAATATCGACCGATTCGGATCTACATCAACAAATTCCGAGGTTGAAGACGGATTAGGATCTACTTCAACTGGATCTACTTCAACTGGATCGATTATGGATGATCTTACTAATCTAGGAGGATCTCTTTTTGACACGGATTCAGATTCAGATTTAGAGCCAGAATTAGATAATACCACAGTTGAAG TGTCATACCTACCTGACTGTCCATCCCAACTAAAGCCCTATGTAGGACAGATTTTTCCTAAACTTGATGATGCTACCGAGTTCTATAATAAGTATGCACGGTATGTTGGGTTTGACACTCGTAAACATGGATCAAAGAAGGAGGGGGATCTTGTCACATGGTTATATGTTGTGTGTAGTAGAGAAGgtgagaagaaaaataaaatgcaaggGCAGTCAAAACGAAGACGATCTTCTAGGAAGTGTTTTTGCAAGTCTAAAATTGGGATTAAGTTTTCTAAGGGAATTGGTTATGTTGTCAAACAGTTTGaagaaaaacataatcatGATATGGTTGAGGGACGCCATAGGCGATTCATGAGGCTGAATCGCAACATTGATCTAATGCATCAGAAATTTATATTAGATTGTGCAAGTGCAAACATAGGTCCTACGTTGACTTTTAAGTTGCTGAATGAGGTTCTTGGTGGGCTGGATTATGTTGGGTGTACGGTTGTAGAAGTTCGAAACTATAGGCGCGACTTGAGAGCATTTACTCGTGGGGCAGATGCACAGATGATACTTAATGAAATGAGCCGAAAGAAGGAGAATTGTCCGGCATTCACTTATGATTTTGAGGTGAACTCCAAAGATAGGCTCACTCGTCTTTTCTGGTGTGATCCCATTGCTAAGAAGAATTTCCATCTCTACGGTGATATAGTATCGTTTGACACAACCTATTCAACTAATAGGTATGAAGTATGTTGTTTATAG
- the LOC125202164 gene encoding wall-associated receptor kinase-like 20 → MAAHHPPHLLLLAAALLSYAAIPSLSLPQCPPCGATMVPYPLSTAPTCGDPAYKIRCSAASTLLFDSSNNTYPIASISPSTQRLTITPSPPPNTCLAADLPSNGLQLNPSAPFNITSSNTIFYLNCSDSILNSPLNCTSTSLCHVYSNATASPCQGTQCCAFRAGGSTTAYRIRVRQEGCRAYRSFVNLDPDLPVDRWPQPAVELLWLLPPEPVCTAQADCGSGSTCGPDRNSGGSVRRCFCNSGLEWDPVSGLCALECKDPDGCGKDRTALITGVTVGLGVALLASLIGFFFYRRHQRIKREQDRLTREREEILNAGGGKSAKVFTGKEIKKATNNFAKDRLLGAGGYGEVYKGILDDGTIVAVKCAKLGNSKSTDQVLNEVRILCQVNHRSLVGLLGCCVELQQPLLVYEYIPNGTLLDYLGGPKRELLSWKRRLSIAHATAEGLAYLHFSAVPPIYHRDVKSSNILLDEKLNGKVSDFGLSRLAHTDMSHISTCAQGTLGYLDPEYYRNYQLTDKSDVYSFGVVLLELLTSQKAIDFNRDADDVNLAVYVQRLVEAEKVMEAVDPALKEGASGLELETMKALGFLAVGCLEERRQNRPSMKEVAEEIEYIISIATAKPAEA, encoded by the exons ATGGCCGCCCACCACCCTCcccacctcctcctcctcgcaGCGGCGCTGCTATCCTATGCCGCGATCCCGTCCCTCTCCCTCCCGCAGTGCCCCCCGTGCGGGGCCACCATGGTCCCCTACCCCCTGAGCACCGCCCCCACCTGCGGCGACCCGGCCTACAAAATCCGGTGCTCCGCCGCCTCCACCCTCCTCTTCGACTCCTCCAACAACACCTACCCGATCGCCTCCATCTCCCCCTCCACCCAGCGCCTCACCATCACCCCCTCCCCTCCCCCCAACACCTGCCTCGCCGCCGACCTCCCCTCCAACGGCCTCCAGCTCAACCCCTCCGCCCCCTTCAACATCACCAGCAGCAACACCATCTTCTACCTCAACTGCTCCGACTCCATCCTCAACTCCCCCCTCAACTGCACCTCCACCAGCCTCTGCCACGTCTACAGCAACGCCACCGCCAGCCCCTGCCAAGGCACCCAGTGCTGCGCCTTCCGGGCTGGCGGCTCCACCACGGCCTACCGGATCCGGGTCAGGCAGGAGGGCTGCCGCGCCTACCGCAGCTTCGTCAACCTGGATCCGGACTTGCCGGTGGACAGGTGGCCGCAGCCAGCGGTGGAGCTGCTCTGGCTGCTGCCACCTGAGCCCGTCTGCACGGCCCAGGCGGATTGCGGATCCGGTTCGACCTGCGGACCAGATCGGAACTCAGGCGGGTCGGTTAGAAGGTGCTTTTGTAATTCGGGTCTGGAGTGGGACCCGGTTTCCGGACTATGTGCTCTAG AGTGTAAAGATCCAGATGGCTGTGGCAAAGATCGGACTGCGCTTATTACAG GTGTGACCGTTGGTCTTGGTGTGGCGCTACTAGCATCCCTCATCggcttcttcttctaccgGCGCCACCAGCGCATCAAGCGCGAGCAGGATCGCCTCACGCGCGAGCGTGAGGAGATCCTCAACGCCGGTGGAGGCAAATCCGCGAAGGTCTTCACCGGcaaagagataaagaaagcAACCAACAACTTCGCCAAGGACCGCCTCCTCGGCGCAGGCGGCTACGGCGAAGTCTACAAGGGCATCCTCGACGACGGCACCATAGTCGCCGTCAAGTGCGCCAAGCTCGGCAACTCCAAGAGCACGGACCAGGTCCTCAACGAGGTACGGATCTTGTGCCAGGTCAACCACAGGAGCCTCGTAGGCCTGCTTGGCTGCTGCGTCGAGCTGCAGCAGCCACTGCTGGTCTACGAGTACATCCCTAACGGGACCCTCCTAGACTACCTAGGAGGCCCCAAGAGAGAGCTTCTCTCTTGGAAACGCCGCCTCAGCATCGCCCACGCGACTGCTGAGGGCCTGGCCTACCTCCACTTCTCAGCAGTTCCACCCATCTACCACCGCGACGTCAAGTCAAGCAACATATTGCTCGACGAGAAGTTGAACGGCAAGGTGTCCGATTTCGGGCTCTCGCGCCTGGCCCACACGGATATGAGCCACATATCCACGTGCGCCCAGGGCACGCTCGGGTATTTGGACCCAGAGTATTACAGGAATTACCAGCTTACAGACAAGAGCGATGTTTACAGTTTTGGAGTTGTTCTGCTGGAGCTGCTGACGTCGCAGAAGGCGATCGACTTTAATAGGGACGCGGACGACGTGAACTTGGCGGTGTACGTGCAGCGGCTGGTGGAGGCGGAGAAGGTGATGGAGGCGGTGGATCCGGCACTGAAGGAGGGGGCGAGCGGCTTGGAGCTGGAGACGATGAAGGCGTTGGGGTTCCTCGCGGTCGGGTGCTTGGAGGAGCGCCGCCAGAATAGGCCGTCGATGAAGGAGGTGGCGGAGGAGATTGAGTATATCATTAGTATTGCGACGGCGAAGCCCGCCGAGGCTTAG
- the LOC125201297 gene encoding mannose-1-phosphate guanylyltransferase 1-like, whose translation MKALILVGGFGTRLRPLTLSVPKPLVDFGNKPMILHQIEALKAIGVTEVVLAINYQPEVMMNFLKDFEAKLGIKITCSQETEPLGTAGPLALARDKLIDDSGEPFFVLNSDVISEYPLKDMIEFHKAHGGEASIMVTKVDEPSKYGVVIMEESTGQVERFVEKPKIFVGNKINAGIYLLNPSVLDRIELRPTSIEKEVFPKIAAEKKLYAMVLSGFWMDIGQPKDYITGLRLYLDSLRKQSSPLLASGTNIIGNVLVDETAKIGEGCLIGPDVAIGPGCVVESGVRLSRCTVMRGVRIKKHACVSGSIIGWHSTVGQWARAENMTILGEDVHVGDEVYSNGGVVLPHKEIKSSILKPEIVM comes from the exons ATGAAGGCACTTATTCTTGTTGGAGGGTTTGGAACCAGATTGAGGCCGTTGACACTCAGCGTGCCAAAGCCACTTGTTGATTTTGGCAACAAGCCCATGATTTTGCATCAG ATAGAAGCCCTCAAGGCTATTGGGGTTACTGAAGTGGTCTTGGCAATCAATTATCAGCCAGAG GTTATGATGAACTTCTTGAAGGATTTCGAGGCAAAGCTCGGGATAAAGATTACATGCTCCCAAGAGACCGAGCCTCTCGGTACTGCTGGTCCCCTTGCTTTAGCTAGGGACAAACTTATTGATGATTCTGGCGAGCCATTTTTCGTACTTAACAGTGATGTCATCAGTGAATACCCGCTAAAAGACATGATCGAATTCCACAAAGCCCACGGAGGAGAGGCTTCTATCATGGTGACCAAG GTGGACGAGCCTTCAAAATATGGCGTTGTCATTATGGAAGAGTCGACCGGACAGGTTGAGAGGTTTGTCGAGAAGCCAAAGATATTCGTTGGTAACAAGATCAATGCTGGCATCTATCTGCTCAACCCCTCAGTTCTGGACCGTATTGAGCTACGGCCCACCTCCATCGAAAAAGAGGTGTTCCCGAAAATCGCAGCCGAGAAAAAGCTGTATGCGATGGTGCTGTCAGGGTTCTGGATGGACATCGGGCAGCCAAAGGACTACATCACCGGCCTGAGACTTTACTTAGACTCCTTGCGGAAGCAGTCGTCTCCGCTGCTGGCCTCTGGCACTAATATAATCGGCAACGTCTTGGTGGACGAAACTGCCAAAATCGGCGAGGGATGCTTGATCGGGCCTGATGTTGCAATTGGTCCCGGCTGCGTTGTCGAGTCGGGCGTGAGGCTGTCTCGCTGCACAGTCATGCGGGGAGTCCGGATCAAGAAACACGCTTGCGTTTCGGGCAGTATCATTGGCTGGCACTCCACTGTCGGTCAGTGGGCCCGTGCGGAGAACATGACCATCCTAGGCGAAGATGTCCACGTCGGGGATGAGGTCTACAGCAACGGCGGCGTGGTCTTGCCTCACAAGGAGATCAAGTCCAGCATCCTGAAACCAGAGATTGTGATGTGA